The Mangrovimonas cancribranchiae nucleotide sequence AAGCAAACATCAACTGTATTACTTTATGTGATGACTACATAACCGCAACCACTGATGGAGACAACTGTGGTCAAGGCACTGTAGATCTAAGCGCAACAGCAACAGCTGGAGCAACCAATTTTTATTGGTATGAAACCCTTACAGGAGGAACTCCTGTTTCAACCACAACTGGAAATTGGACAACGCCTAACATTTCAAACACAACAACATATTATGTTTCCGCTTACAATGGAACTTGTGAATCTGAAAGAATCCCTGTAGTAGCCAATATTCTGCCTGAACCAACAGATGTCGTAATTAATTCTACTTTAACGCCACTAGGAGCAACCAGTTGCAATCTACAATATGCTGAACTAACAGCCTCTGGAGGAGTGTTTAATGGCGCCGCAACTATAACTGTTTTTGAAGAAAACTTCAATGGAGCTACCTTTCCTACAGGATGGACTGCCAACAACCAAACTACAAATACACAATGGACAATATCAAATACTAATGAAGCCGGAGGAAACGCCAATGAAGCTATGTTAGACTGGATTTCTGGCACTTCAGATACTGGTACTTGGACTTTAAGATCTCCCTCAATCAATATAGCAGGAGAAACCAATCTTCAATTAAGTTTAAAACACTATTTATGGCATTATAGTGCAACTTATCCTTACTCTATTTATGTACAGACAAATTTAGATGGTGCTGGATGGGTTAATCAGTATTCAGCGATAAATGTAGCCAATAATATTGATCCTGAAACCATCAATATTGACCTTTCCTCTTTAACCGGCAATTCTTTGCAAATCCGATTCCTGATGAATGGTAATCCTTTTGGATTTTTCTACTGGGCAATAGATGACATCCTCTTAACAGCAGACGCAACACCATCAGCTCAAATAACTTGGTCGCCAACTAATGGTTTATATACAGATGCTGGCTTAACTACTCCTTATGCTGGAGGTTTTACTGACACAGTTTACGCAGCTCCTAATGGTACTGAAACCTATACTGCTACCGCAGAAGGCTATAACGGGTGTGATAAAACTGACACAATAACCATCACCCGGGGAGGTAAAATCTGGAACGGCTCAGTTGACACCGATTGGTATGAAGCTAATAATTGGACGCCTAATGGTATACCAACCAATACTGACTGTATTATTATTCCAGATGTTACTACTACAAACAATAGATCTCCTATTGTTATTGGATCTACACCAATACCACCAATTCCTGGCTACGGAAGAAACCTTACAGTACAAGACAATGGGTATTTAGAAATTCAGCAGTATGCAAACATTATGATTACCGACTGGGTTAATATTGATACTAATGGAATGTTATTAGTTAGAAATGGAGGAAACCTAATACAAATAACCAATACTGGAGCTAATGCCATTAACTCTGGAAATATCCATGTACAAAGAACAGTTTCCAATGTAAATAATCAAGATTACATTTACTGGGCATCACCCACCGATAATTTTAGTGTAGATAACATCTCGCCAGGCACAAATAACAGCTATATTTGGGAATGGATTCCTACCACAGCCAATACGTATGGTATTTGGCAAAACGCATCGGAAAACATGATTGCCGGAAAAGGCTACATTGTAAGAGGCATTTCGGGAACCACCCCTACTACAACAGCAGCCCTCAATACAACCGAATTTATTGGAACTGCGAGAAATGGACAAATTACCAAGCAAATAAGTCATGGTAATTACACAGGACCAGACTACCCAGGAGGTGGCAGTACGATTGCAACAGAATTAGACGACAACTGGAATTTAGTTGGAAACCCTTACCCTTCCGCCATTTCTGCCGATGAATTTATAGCTTCAAACGCAACTGTTATCACTGGTAATACGCCTCCTATTTCAGGAACCGTTTATTTATGGAGACATCTTAATGCTCCTAGCAACGCTATTGGCGATCCTTTTTATGCCGATTACGTATATAATTACGATGCTAACGATTATATAGCATATAATAGTACAGGCTCTAACCCTCCTGGTTTTAATGGGAGTATTGCGTCTGGACAGGCCTTTTTTGTACTTATGAATCATAATGAACCTTCACCTTCCACAGTAACATTCAATAACGATATGCGTGTAGATTCTGGTTTTACTCCTTACGACAATAATCAATTTTACAGAACTAGTGAAAATAATCATTTAGAGAAACATCGTATCTGGGTCGATTTAATTACTCCTAGTCAAAAAGCTTCATCTATTTTAATAGGATATATTGAAAACGCCTCTAATAATCTTGACAATCTTTATGATAGTCACTCTTTATCAGGAACTTCGACAAAGTTTTATTCTATTTTAAACGAAAACTTTTTAGCGATTCAAGGCAGAACACTTCCCTTTTCAGATTACGACACCGTTCCTTTAGGTTTTACTGCAGCACAAAATGGAACATATAAAATTGCTATAAATACGTTAGATGGATTATTTGAGACCACAAACCAAACTATTTATCTAGAAGACCTCTACAATAACACGTTACACGATCTTAGATCCTCTCCATATAACTTCACTACCAATTCTGGTGAATTTAACGATCGGTTTATATTACGTTACAGAGATAACAGATTATCTATTAATGATATTGAAGAAAACCAAGACAACATTATAATTTCAACTCCTAATTATAGTTATGTCAAGATAA carries:
- a CDS encoding CUB domain-containing protein, which produces MKRILLFKIFTLLITGTIFPQGDSVATAQPFCSGGSELVFPNVSGQPDATDVGCLGSIPNPAYYYLTIDQPGDLVFTISQEDTGGTPIDVDFIAWGPFASIADAQANITLTDCPTCPNNTTNPNFYPYNPDSITDCSFDIAPTETLTINGATTGEIYVVLITNFNGSPGFISLQQTSGLGTTSCDGIPVCGGEFTDSGGDIGDYSNNESETYTIYPAVAGGLVTVDFTSFNLSLGDTLTVYDGADTSAPNLGNVTGISTYTSTDTSGALTFIFTSNSSGVSSGWYADVTCSTPPVCGSVFYDSGGSSGNYSDNEYQTYTFYPDQPNQVIEAVFTTFDIEDCCDTLTVYDGPDTSSPLIGAFFDTSPGTITSTHTTGALTFVFESDFSVTDTGWEANINCITLCDDYITATTDGDNCGQGTVDLSATATAGATNFYWYETLTGGTPVSTTTGNWTTPNISNTTTYYVSAYNGTCESERIPVVANILPEPTDVVINSTLTPLGATSCNLQYAELTASGGVFNGAATITVFEENFNGATFPTGWTANNQTTNTQWTISNTNEAGGNANEAMLDWISGTSDTGTWTLRSPSINIAGETNLQLSLKHYLWHYSATYPYSIYVQTNLDGAGWVNQYSAINVANNIDPETINIDLSSLTGNSLQIRFLMNGNPFGFFYWAIDDILLTADATPSAQITWSPTNGLYTDAGLTTPYAGGFTDTVYAAPNGTETYTATAEGYNGCDKTDTITITRGGKIWNGSVDTDWYEANNWTPNGIPTNTDCIIIPDVTTTNNRSPIVIGSTPIPPIPGYGRNLTVQDNGYLEIQQYANIMITDWVNIDTNGMLLVRNGGNLIQITNTGANAINSGNIHVQRTVSNVNNQDYIYWASPTDNFSVDNISPGTNNSYIWEWIPTTANTYGIWQNASENMIAGKGYIVRGISGTTPTTTAALNTTEFIGTARNGQITKQISHGNYTGPDYPGGGSTIATELDDNWNLVGNPYPSAISADEFIASNATVITGNTPPISGTVYLWRHLNAPSNAIGDPFYADYVYNYDANDYIAYNSTGSNPPGFNGSIASGQAFFVLMNHNEPSPSTVTFNNDMRVDSGFTPYDNNQFYRTSENNHLEKHRIWVDLITPSQKASSILIGYIENASNNLDNLYDSHSLSGTSTKFYSILNENFLAIQGRTLPFSDYDTVPLGFTAAQNGTYKIAINTLDGLFETTNQTIYLEDLYNNTLHDLRSSPYNFTTNSGEFNDRFILRYRDNRLSINDIEENQDNIIISTPNYSYVKITAKSSVITNATIYDMLGKKIFEDNNLNTLETTIKNFTLSNGTYIINITLKNGMQKSQKVVIRL